A portion of the Candidatus Flexicrinis proximus genome contains these proteins:
- a CDS encoding DUF4230 domain-containing protein, which translates to MDSDRQNSQDDSPIEKRAGLARRFDGLSAKPLISLALIVSAVLICFAIGIPELLRGWVSGLAIRNPSSQITTTQTMFQSIKTLGQLVTLRVEVAKAGIEIVTRYGAVNICRIGANHVAQGTIEGGVDLASITEENIRLDEETDTYFVTLPAARLTGCYIDPVTTQQYNTWGATIACPMDFDEMRRLASYVAVNEFRDDAIEGGFLNDAQQQAEVVISNFIRALTGKNVVIEFLPSGEVLPVSCNPNPPGIWQYEASSGLWFKP; encoded by the coding sequence ATGGATAGCGACCGTCAGAATTCCCAAGATGACTCGCCAATCGAAAAGCGTGCCGGTTTAGCTCGTCGTTTCGATGGACTCTCTGCCAAACCCCTAATTTCTCTGGCGCTGATCGTCAGCGCCGTGCTCATCTGCTTTGCAATTGGAATCCCCGAGCTCCTGAGAGGTTGGGTTAGTGGATTAGCCATTAGGAACCCAAGCTCTCAAATCACCACTACCCAGACAATGTTTCAAAGTATCAAAACACTCGGGCAGCTTGTGACGCTTCGAGTGGAGGTTGCCAAAGCCGGGATTGAAATTGTTACCCGCTATGGAGCCGTAAACATCTGCCGAATAGGAGCCAATCACGTGGCTCAAGGCACAATCGAGGGCGGCGTTGATCTTGCCTCAATTACCGAAGAGAACATAAGGTTGGATGAAGAGACAGATACCTACTTTGTTACGCTCCCCGCAGCGCGCCTAACTGGTTGCTACATTGATCCTGTGACGACACAGCAGTACAACACTTGGGGCGCGACCATCGCATGTCCGATGGATTTTGATGAGATGAGAAGACTTGCGAGTTATGTTGCGGTCAATGAGTTCCGAGACGATGCTATTGAGGGTGGCTTCTTGAATGATGCTCAACAGCAGGCGGAAGTGGTAATTTCGAATTTCATACGTGCGCTAACGGGTAAAAACGTTGTCATAGAGTTTCTTCCGTCCGGCGAGGTACTTCCTGTATCGTGTAATCCGAACCCACCAGGAATATGGCAGTACGAAGCAAGCTCTGGCCTTTGGTTTAAGCCGTAA